The Bacteroidales bacterium genome includes the window TAACCATCACAGGTTGTAGTATTGTTTGCTGAGAAATTTATTACCGGTGCGGAACTTGGATTTAATGAACCATAAACCAGATAAGCAGTTTTAGACCCAACTAAGCTCACACCATATTTAATTTTCATATATCCATTTTCGCCCCATAACGGACTCCATGAATTTCTCAATATCCAATATCCATTAGTCCCTCCATTATCATCCCAACCTACAAGTATAACTGCATGGTTTGTGCTGGTTCCTTCATTAGTTGTAAATATACCGCTGGTATATGATTCAAAGCCATCGCCTACATAAACGGTTATATATACAGGACCATAATTATAAATTGCATTTTTTATTTGATCGGTTGTTGCTTGTCCGGTTGATACAGTTGTGTAACTCGAAGCTTGTTCGTGATAAGTGTACGAAGCATCACAACTTCCATTAGCAGCAGTATAGGGTTCCTGTGATTCATAAACAGCGCCTTTTGGTGACTTAAAATAACTGAACACGCAATTTCCGCCACTGCAATCATACGAAGAACAATTTACCAACCATTGTTCTGACAAATCGCGGGTAACATTATCAGCAATTTTTATGCGTGATTCGAAAACTCCGCTTGAAGCAAAGCCCCAGCAGCTACCGCACTGTCCTTGGTCTTTTATAGGAGTACACCCTCCTAATGCTAACCAGCTGAAGCTTGATGGTAGGGCTTTTCCAAGTTCTGTTTGTTTGTATTCTTCAACAGGCAATGGTTTTGGTGCGGTATACATTCCTATGTATTCACCATCATTAATAATAGTTATTTTAAATGTTTCAAGTGGTTCAATATTTTTTTCCCAAGGACGTTTGTAAGCTAATAGTAATTCTGCTGTTCCTTTTGAAACACCTACAAATCGTGTAATCTGAGTACCTGGTGTGCCTTCTAATCCGGCATTATCAGGAATGAATTCCCAATTTCCAACTTGCTTTACAATATTCGTTTTTAAATTGATAGGATACCATCCATAACCTGTAGATGGGTTTGATGGTAACTTGATTTCAAGAACCTGCTCACTTGTAAGAGAAACAGTTTGTCCGTAATCTGTTTTTTTAACTTCTTTAAAATTTTGTCCAAATATGTTTAAAGCAAACAACTGGACAAAAAGGTTTGCAAATAGTAAAAATTTTTTCATAAGATTTGGGGTTAAATACAATACAAAATAACAAAATATCTTTTAAATATACAAAACAAATTATTTACAATCAGTTATGTAAATATATTTATATTAATAATTTATGTATGCCAAAACATAATATTTGTCGATAAAACATATATATATGTATACAAACATATTAGTAAAATCATGTATTAGCATTAGTAAAATCACTTATATCATAAATAAGTCAACAAAACAAATTTGTGAATATTTAAAAAGTAAATAATGTAGATAATATCCAGATAATTATTTTAAAAGATGAATAAAAAATAAAATCATTTGAGAAAAAATAACAATCAAGAATTATAAAAGTTCAATTATAGATACACAAATTGAAATTCTGTAATTAAGATTTAAGAAAAAATACGAGTACATAAAATTTCTAAAATTCTTTAAAAGCATCAATTTACTTTCAATTGAAAATAAATAAATGTGTAAAGAAAAATATTTTGAATATTCAGTATTAATACTGAAAGCAAATCACTAGTGATACTTTAATTTTGTTTGCATATTTCCTGAAAAAAATTCAGGTTATACATTCAAAAATGTATACATGTTCTCTGAAGCTGTAAATTTAATTTTGAATTGCGGGGATTCAGTAGGCTTAATGAAAAAAGCCGTTGATGATATGTATTCTGTTTTTCGTACACTTACTCCGATAAATGCTGACGATCAAAATGACAAACCAATAATAATTCCTTCAGGTAAAGCTATTTCTCCTTCAACAGCGGCACATTGTTTACTTGAAATGAAACGTACTGCTTTATTCTTAAGAGGAATAAACAAAGCAATAAGATTAAAAAAAATAAAAAATAAAAAAAATACTATATCAATATTATATGCGGGAACTGGTCCGTATGCAACATTGATAACTCCATTATTTTTTTTGTATAATTCTGATGAGATAAAAGTTGATTTGTTAGATATTAATCCTATATCATTGGATTCGGCAAGGAAAGTAATATCCGGATTGAATTGCGAATCATATATAGATGAAGTTTATTTTGAAGATGCATCAGTATTTAAAATAAACAAAAATTATGATATAGTGATTTCTGAAACAATGCAGGCAGCATTAAAAAATGAACCACAGGTTGCTATTATGCAAAACCTTATTTCGCAACTGGATGATGATGCAATATTTATTCCGCAGGAGATTTCTATAAGTGCAGAAGTAGTATCCAGGGGTAAGTGGAATCCGGTTACCTATATATTTGATGATATTGAAAAAATGTTTCTTGGAGAATTATTTATCATAAATAAAAATAATTTAAACACTTCTGCATTTAAGAAAAAATTTTTTATTCCATGTAATTTGATGAGTAGTGGCAAGTATTTGAAGCTAAATACAAGAATAACTGTTTTTGCTGATGAGGTTCTTATCGAAGGAGATAGTTCATTGAATATCCCACAAAAAATTTGTGAATTAAATTATATGCAATCGAAAGTAATTGAATTTATCTATGAACAAGGCGTAAAGCCAGGTTTTCGACATCAAATTATTAAATCAGGTGTTTTTCAATATAACAATATCGGAAATTAAAAAATGAAATATAAATATTGATTTTAAATAAAATAAATTATTAACCTAAAAATCTAAAAACTATGGATCCAATTCTAGGACAAATTCAATTATTCTCATTCTTTTTCGCCCCACAGGGATGGATGTCATGTGAAGGCCAGATATTAAATGTTCAAAATTATACGGCCTTGTATTCCTTAATTGGCAATGCATATGGCGGAAGCGGTCAAACAACATTTGCATTACCAAATTTAAACGGCGCTGCACCGTTGCCAAATATGAAATATTATATCGCCATAGAAGGCATATACCCTTCAAGAAGTTAATTATTAATTCTTAAAAATAAAAAAATATGGATACAGAAGTATATATTGGAACTATCCAATTATTTGGATTTTTTTTCGCCCCATCTGGGTGGCTATCATGTGAAGGTCAAACATTAAACATTACACAGTACCAGGCTTTATTTGCTTTAATTGGCAATACATACGGGGGTGATGGCAGAACAACTTTTGCAGTTCCTAATCTGAATGGTGCAGCACCATTGCCAAACATGAAATATTATATAGCATTAACGGGACTCTATCCTACACGGGATTAATTTATCATTCATTTTTAATTTAAAAAATAGAATTATGGCAGATATTAATATAGCTTTAAATAAACCAGCAACAGCAAGTAACTCTGTTGCTCCTTATACACCTGATAAGGCTGTTGACGGAAAAGCATCTTCATCAACGCCTTTTAGCAGGTGGTTATGTAACTCTGTTCCGGGTTGGATTTGTATAAACCTGGGAGTTCCTGTATTTACTAAACGATGGGTGGTTAAACATTTACCTTTAATAGGATGGACTGCACCTAATTTCGCAAACTCCGATTATAAACTTCAAGGAAGTAATGATAATGTAAATTGGACAGATATTGACAGTATTGTTGGAAATACTGCCAGTACTACTGATCGTACATTTAACCCTATGTCATTTCAGTATTACAGGGTTTATTTCACAAAAGGATTAAACACAAATACAAAGATGGCATCAATAGTTGAATTTGAATTATACCAGTATTTCAGTAGTTTTCTTTCTGCATTAACAGTTAGTTCAGGTACATTATCACCAACATTCAATAAAACTACTCTTAGTTATACTGATACAGTTCCATATAGTGTTAATAGTATAACTGTAACACCTACAGCCGAAAATGCACAGGCAATAATTAAGGTTAATAATGTTTTGGTGCCAAGTGGTAGCGCTTCGCAA containing:
- a CDS encoding tail fiber protein, yielding MDPILGQIQLFSFFFAPQGWMSCEGQILNVQNYTALYSLIGNAYGGSGQTTFALPNLNGAAPLPNMKYYIAIEGIYPSRS
- a CDS encoding C1 family peptidase — protein: MKKFLLFANLFVQLFALNIFGQNFKEVKKTDYGQTVSLTSEQVLEIKLPSNPSTGYGWYPINLKTNIVKQVGNWEFIPDNAGLEGTPGTQITRFVGVSKGTAELLLAYKRPWEKNIEPLETFKITIINDGEYIGMYTAPKPLPVEEYKQTELGKALPSSFSWLALGGCTPIKDQGQCGSCWGFASSGVFESRIKIADNVTRDLSEQWLVNCSSYDCSGGNCVFSYFKSPKGAVYESQEPYTAANGSCDASYTYHEQASSYTTVSTGQATTDQIKNAIYNYGPVYITVYVGDGFESYTSGIFTTNEGTSTNHAVILVGWDDNGGTNGYWILRNSWSPLWGENGYMKIKYGVSLVGSKTAYLVYGSLNPSSAPVINFSANNTTTCDGYVEFTDSSMFAPTTWSWDFGDGTTSTLQNPHHTYSSNGTYTVKLTATNANGSTNKTKTSYITVNRPTAPLTVSDTIPAPGIATLSASGSNVLNWYSNANGGSIVNTGTTYSPNITSTTTYYVENDIEYPTLSSVGKSSSSLTTGTGGYYSLAYCQGLVFDALKPLTIKSATVYASGAANRTVYLKNSIGTILDSVVVNIPNGAQTITLNIDVPAGTGYILALSKTNNCWRDTLNTSYPYTVPNLISITGNTIGTASSYYFFYNIQVQQQDCKSVRTPVTAVIDPTLNIKNESPDMEFNISPNPNPGLFNITISNMNNKKTTLRIMNIVGEKIFEKKIIDNNPVIQIDASSFSKGVYFVEISNDKSTIIRKVTISN
- a CDS encoding tail fiber protein — translated: MDTEVYIGTIQLFGFFFAPSGWLSCEGQTLNITQYQALFALIGNTYGGDGRTTFAVPNLNGAAPLPNMKYYIALTGLYPTRD